The Clostridium sporogenes genome contains a region encoding:
- a CDS encoding MurR/RpiR family transcriptional regulator has product MDISKFIQNKGLTEIEIEVLNYMIDNINDINKMGVRGVAKNNFTSTSTIMRLAKKLGYSGFLEMQYNLLSLTKNELKDNLNDSSFIESLNMDSLLEENSREAINGFIDILFNDDHKFIFIYANGFSGIVAEYINKKLLVMGKRCILSNGTDSIGVFENNLDFISAIIVISKSGETPMVLNKVKTAKEHNIKVISFTNERENSISKLSDIRFKIKDSNKLDDRNLMPNTFFPKVLVLIELLVYEYYKKKNSNVE; this is encoded by the coding sequence ATGGACATATCCAAGTTTATTCAAAATAAGGGACTTACAGAAATAGAAATAGAAGTCCTCAATTATATGATAGATAATATTAATGATATAAATAAGATGGGAGTAAGGGGAGTAGCAAAAAATAATTTTACATCAACATCTACTATTATGAGATTAGCTAAAAAACTTGGTTATTCTGGTTTTTTAGAAATGCAATACAATTTATTATCTTTAACTAAAAATGAATTAAAAGATAATTTAAATGATAGTAGCTTCATAGAAAGTCTAAATATGGATAGCCTATTAGAAGAAAATAGTAGAGAGGCAATTAATGGTTTTATAGATATTTTATTTAATGATGATCATAAGTTTATTTTTATATATGCAAATGGTTTTTCTGGTATTGTTGCAGAATATATAAATAAGAAACTTCTAGTTATGGGTAAGAGATGTATTTTGTCTAATGGGACAGATTCTATAGGAGTATTTGAAAATAATTTAGATTTTATAAGTGCTATTATAGTAATATCTAAATCTGGAGAAACACCAATGGTATTAAATAAGGTTAAAACAGCAAAGGAACATAATATTAAGGTTATATCTTTTACAAATGAGCGGGAAAATAGCATAAGTAAGCTTTCTGATATAAGATTTAAGATTAAAGATAGCAATAAATTAGATGATAGAAATTTAATGCCAAACACATTCTTTCCAAAGGTACTTGTTTTAATAGAGTTATTAGTATATGAATATTATAAAAAGAAAAATAGTAATGTTGAGTAA
- a CDS encoding DsbA family oxidoreductase — MSLNIKVYFDFVCPFCFLGEESLSEAIKGKDVNIQWMPFELRPEPSPRIDPWNDPSKLNAWNNFIEPIANKLGIDMKLPKLSPHPYTNLAFEGYHYASEHGKGDEYIKRVFKGFFQEKLDIGKIEILANLSEEIGLNEEEFIKVLKNRKYKHKQEKALKHAYEEANITAVPTMIIGDEVVQGNTSKESLEKIINKQLIKNN; from the coding sequence ATGTCATTAAATATTAAAGTATATTTTGATTTTGTTTGTCCATTTTGTTTTTTAGGAGAGGAGAGTTTAAGTGAAGCCATAAAAGGAAAGGATGTAAATATCCAATGGATGCCCTTTGAATTAAGACCAGAGCCATCACCTAGAATAGATCCTTGGAATGATCCTTCAAAATTAAATGCCTGGAATAATTTCATTGAACCCATAGCTAATAAGTTAGGAATAGATATGAAATTACCGAAGCTTTCACCTCATCCATATACTAACTTAGCTTTTGAAGGATATCATTATGCAAGTGAGCATGGAAAAGGAGATGAATATATTAAAAGAGTTTTTAAGGGATTTTTCCAAGAAAAATTAGATATTGGAAAAATTGAGATATTAGCTAATTTATCTGAAGAAATAGGTTTAAATGAAGAAGAATTTATAAAAGTTTTAAAAAACAGAAAATATAAGCATAAGCAAGAAAAAGCATTAAAGCATGCTTATGAAGAAGCTAATATTACAGCAGTACCTACAATGATTATAGGTGATGAAGTAGTTCAGGGTAATACTTCAAAAGAAAGTTTAGAAAAAATAATAAATAAACAATTAATAAAAAATAATTAA
- a CDS encoding Rrf2 family transcriptional regulator gives MKISSRFSVAVHILSILSMEDKNLCTSEWIAGSVNTNPVVIRRVMGMLKRAGLVSVIAGTGGAYLLKDLDQITLLDVYRAVEVVKEGELFQFHDSPNINCPIGANIQSVMEGVLLNAQEAMEQVLENVTMEYIVTGIRKKIKK, from the coding sequence ATGAAAATAAGCAGTAGATTTTCTGTAGCAGTTCATATTCTATCCATATTATCTATGGAAGATAAAAACTTATGTACTTCTGAGTGGATAGCAGGTAGTGTAAATACCAATCCCGTTGTTATACGACGAGTAATGGGAATGTTAAAAAGAGCTGGCTTAGTTAGTGTTATAGCAGGCACTGGTGGAGCTTATTTATTAAAGGATTTAGATCAGATAACATTGCTAGATGTTTATAGGGCTGTAGAGGTGGTGAAAGAGGGAGAATTATTTCAATTTCATGACTCACCAAATATAAATTGTCCTATTGGTGCAAATATTCAATCTGTTATGGAAGGTGTTTTGTTAAATGCCCAAGAAGCTATGGAACAGGTATTAGAGAATGTAACCATGGAATATATAGTTACAGGTATAAGAAAAAAAATTAAGAAATAA
- a CDS encoding methyl-accepting chemotaxis protein, giving the protein MEKTWSFSFEKIHKVNYITIFAMCLLMSLTTMSMTNFVINIDELFPFIIVIIVSTVVYFLKLKDMTKAIIFSSVIIISNFGYFLLGNFNEKTIASDILVFIAGIICATLYFRKNLLVINAVLLDTCVIILFLVNPSSILSKNFSFSNMLNFFVILNGVIILIYCLTSWGGNLIQSANNKSLESKELLDKLDLLLLNIKESTTDLDNNIDIFSEDINLVNATSDDISNTMGQINIGVQEIVESILGINLGIEKSNSSLDKVRNISNRISATSNEMKGNVIDESEKINSMNSTMKMIKGAVEVSLDTVNTLKGSIDKINCEINSIYEISAQTNLLSLNASIEAARAGEYGKGFSVVAEEVKKLAQQTTEIVKNIYEIITEINLITNDAVIKVSEGNTAAEEGTKVVDNVYTSFGKIQEYFEKMSEYLDEEHRFVENVVENFVPIKMELEGIGSITEEHSASTEEIEGIIREQGEKISSMASAIEEIKTLSKNLKDLSSNR; this is encoded by the coding sequence ATGGAGAAAACTTGGAGTTTTAGTTTTGAAAAAATACATAAGGTTAATTATATAACTATATTTGCAATGTGTTTACTTATGAGTCTAACCACTATGTCAATGACTAACTTTGTAATAAATATAGATGAATTATTCCCCTTTATAATAGTAATTATAGTTTCAACAGTAGTATATTTTTTAAAGCTAAAGGATATGACAAAGGCAATAATCTTTAGTTCAGTTATAATAATTTCAAACTTTGGATATTTTTTATTAGGAAATTTTAACGAGAAAACTATAGCTTCTGATATATTAGTTTTTATTGCAGGAATTATATGTGCAACATTATACTTTAGAAAAAACTTGTTAGTTATAAATGCAGTTCTCTTAGATACGTGTGTTATAATTTTGTTTTTAGTAAATCCTAGTAGTATTTTGAGTAAAAATTTTTCATTTTCAAACATGTTAAATTTTTTTGTAATATTAAATGGTGTTATAATTTTAATTTATTGCCTTACTAGTTGGGGTGGCAATCTAATTCAGTCAGCAAATAATAAATCTTTAGAAAGTAAGGAGTTACTTGATAAATTAGATTTACTTTTATTAAATATTAAAGAGAGTACTACCGATTTAGATAATAATATAGATATTTTTTCTGAAGATATTAACCTTGTTAATGCCACTAGTGATGATATAAGCAATACTATGGGTCAAATAAATATTGGAGTTCAAGAAATAGTAGAGAGCATTTTAGGTATAAATTTAGGAATAGAGAAATCTAATTCTTCACTAGACAAGGTGAGAAATATATCTAATAGAATATCTGCAACATCAAACGAAATGAAGGGAAATGTTATTGATGAGTCTGAAAAAATTAACTCTATGAATAGCACTATGAAAATGATAAAAGGCGCGGTAGAGGTATCTTTAGATACAGTAAATACATTAAAAGGTAGTATTGATAAAATAAATTGTGAGATTAATAGTATTTATGAAATTTCAGCTCAAACTAATTTGTTGTCATTAAATGCAAGTATAGAAGCTGCTAGGGCAGGTGAATATGGCAAGGGATTTTCAGTAGTCGCAGAAGAAGTTAAAAAACTAGCTCAGCAAACAACTGAAATAGTAAAAAATATCTATGAAATTATTACAGAAATTAATCTTATTACGAATGATGCAGTTATTAAGGTATCTGAGGGTAATACAGCCGCAGAAGAGGGAACCAAGGTTGTTGATAATGTTTATACTTCTTTTGGTAAAATTCAAGAGTATTTTGAGAAAATGAGTGAATATTTAGATGAAGAACATAGATTTGTTGAAAATGTAGTAGAGAATTTTGTTCCTATAAAAATGGAGCTTGAGGGAATAGGAAGTATTACTGAAGAACATTCAGCGTCCACAGAAGAAATCGAAGGCATAATTAGGGAGCAGGGTGAAAAGATTAGTTCAATGGCATCAGCTATAGAGGAAATTAAAACATTAAGTAAAAATCTAAAAGACCTTTCTTCCAATAGGTAG
- a CDS encoding NAD(P)-dependent oxidoreductase: MKIALIGSTGNAGKVILKEALNRGHEVIAIVRDVSKIKDINENLAVMQGDILKLDTLEYKLGEVDVLVSAFGPKVGKEDTLIEATNNLITLAKKLNVKRLVTMGGAGSLKVQGDVELVHTEGFPEDWKPIALAHSKSLDIYRNEKEINWTYLSPAALISPGIRIGRYSVGDEYLVVDEKGESKISFEDFAVAMVDEIETPKHIRSRFTVAYK; the protein is encoded by the coding sequence ATGAAAATTGCTTTAATTGGATCAACAGGAAATGCAGGAAAGGTAATATTAAAGGAGGCTCTAAACAGAGGACATGAGGTTATCGCTATTGTAAGGGATGTATCAAAGATAAAAGATATTAATGAAAATTTAGCTGTAATGCAAGGAGATATTTTAAAATTAGATACATTAGAGTATAAATTAGGGGAAGTAGATGTTTTGGTTAGTGCTTTTGGACCTAAGGTTGGAAAAGAAGATACATTAATAGAAGCAACTAACAATCTAATAACTTTAGCTAAAAAATTAAATGTTAAAAGACTTGTAACAATGGGTGGAGCAGGAAGTTTAAAGGTTCAAGGAGACGTAGAATTAGTCCATACAGAAGGATTCCCAGAGGATTGGAAACCAATAGCTTTAGCTCATTCAAAATCTTTAGATATATATAGAAATGAAAAAGAAATAAATTGGACATATTTAAGTCCGGCAGCATTAATATCACCAGGAATAAGAATAGGAAGATACTCTGTTGGAGATGAATATTTGGTTGTGGATGAAAAAGGAGAAAGTAAAATTTCTTTTGAAGATTTTGCGGTAGCTATGGTAGATGAAATTGAAACTCCTAAACATATTAGAAGTAGATTTACAGTAGCATATAAGTAA